The Ruania alba genome has a window encoding:
- the mutM gene encoding bifunctional DNA-formamidopyrimidine glycosylase/DNA-(apurinic or apyrimidinic site) lyase, with protein sequence MPELPEVETVRSGLADHVLGRRITGVQVLRDRAVRRQAGGAEEMRALLTGRAFSAAVRRGKFCWLTLDGPGGVGEDYALLAHLGMSGQLLVADAASGAATNPHLRVRVEFADGPDLWFVDQRTFGYLTVADLVPTSDGGPGGDAGGSPVAPLLPAPVAHIARDLLDPVLAEPAARAALNRRVRAGRRGIKRALLDQELISGVGNIYADEALWRAKVHYARPTDRMRPATVATVLDAAEAVMRDALVAGGTSFDALYVNVNGASGYFDRSLAVYGQEGEPCPRCGALVVRETFMNRSSFFCPRCQRAPR encoded by the coding sequence GTGCCCGAGCTCCCCGAGGTCGAGACCGTCCGCTCCGGTCTCGCCGACCACGTGCTGGGCCGCCGCATCACCGGCGTCCAGGTCCTGCGCGATCGGGCCGTGCGGCGCCAAGCGGGTGGCGCGGAGGAGATGCGCGCGCTGCTGACCGGACGCGCGTTCAGTGCGGCGGTGCGGCGGGGCAAGTTCTGCTGGCTCACCCTGGACGGCCCCGGCGGAGTGGGGGAGGACTACGCGCTGCTCGCCCATCTCGGGATGAGCGGGCAGCTGCTGGTCGCTGACGCGGCCAGTGGCGCGGCGACCAACCCGCACCTGCGCGTGCGGGTCGAGTTCGCTGATGGTCCGGACCTATGGTTCGTGGACCAGCGCACGTTCGGGTACCTCACCGTGGCGGATCTGGTGCCCACTTCCGACGGCGGCCCTGGCGGTGATGCAGGCGGGTCACCGGTGGCGCCACTGCTGCCCGCCCCGGTGGCGCACATCGCCCGAGATCTACTCGATCCCGTGCTCGCCGAGCCCGCTGCCCGGGCCGCGCTGAACCGGCGGGTGCGGGCGGGGCGCCGCGGTATCAAGCGAGCGCTGCTGGATCAGGAGCTCATCTCCGGAGTCGGGAACATCTACGCCGACGAGGCGCTGTGGCGGGCGAAGGTGCACTACGCACGACCCACCGACCGGATGCGACCGGCCACCGTGGCGACCGTGCTCGACGCCGCTGAGGCCGTGATGCGCGACGCCCTCGTCGCTGGCGGCACCAGCTTCGACGCCCTGTACGTCAACGTGAACGGAGCATCCGGGTACTTCGACAGGTCCCTGGCGGTCTACGGCCAGGAGGGTGAGCCGTGCCCGCGCTGCGGCGCGCTCGTCGTTCGGGAGACCTTCATGAACAGGTCGTCCTTCTTCTGCCCGAGGTGCCAGCGAGCGCCTCGGTAA
- a CDS encoding YceD family protein yields the protein MKPYQISTHDLGRRAGSMRTLTLDVPVTEPMGTEVIAVPAGEDVALDLRLEAVMDGVLVTGTAQASARGECVRCLAALDLDLDADITEMFAYPGTQKPEDLGEDEDPLPELDGEILDLEATVTDAVVLALPFRPLCRPDCPGLCPTCGARMADVEPNHAHEQIDPRWSALAALAGADTDGSNEDADADDVESPQ from the coding sequence GTGAAGCCCTACCAGATCTCCACCCACGACCTCGGCCGCAGGGCCGGGTCGATGCGCACCCTCACCCTGGACGTCCCCGTCACCGAGCCGATGGGGACCGAGGTGATCGCCGTACCGGCCGGGGAAGACGTGGCCCTGGACCTGCGGCTGGAGGCCGTGATGGACGGCGTGCTGGTGACCGGCACGGCTCAGGCCAGCGCGAGAGGGGAGTGCGTGCGCTGCCTCGCCGCACTCGACCTCGACCTCGACGCCGACATCACCGAGATGTTCGCCTACCCGGGCACGCAGAAGCCTGAAGACCTGGGTGAGGACGAGGATCCCCTGCCTGAGCTCGACGGGGAGATCCTGGACCTGGAAGCGACGGTGACGGACGCCGTCGTGCTCGCCCTGCCGTTCCGGCCGCTCTGCCGGCCGGACTGCCCGGGACTGTGCCCCACCTGCGGTGCACGCATGGCCGACGTGGAACCGAATCACGCCCACGAGCAGATCGACCCTCGCTGGTCTGCCCTCGCCGCGCTCGCCGGTGCGGACACCGATGGGAGCAACGAGGACGCCGATGCCGACGACGTCGAGTCGCCACAGTGA
- a CDS encoding UxaA family hydrolase: protein MPADDTTAVLRLRTEDHVVVATADLPAGTVIALDGLEPFRTTAAVQQGHKVAVRSVPEGGRVLKYGQSIGRATAPIAPGDHVHSHNLGMDTGEREHEFGTARHRPTFPEGTDLPRTFLGYHRPDGRVGTRNYIGVITSVNCSASSANMIANQFAQASLDSYDNVDGVMAITHQSGCGLVPDSEGGQMLLRTLRGYANHPNFGGLLVLGLGCEMIAVQSLLEGLGLPEGTYVETMTIQDIGGVRATVRAGAEKIREMLPRVNEARREPADVAHLTLGLNCGGSDGYSGITANPALGHASDLLVAAGGTSTLAETPEVYGAEHLLTRRAVSPEVGQRLLGRIEWWKDYTAAGAGTLDNNPSPGNKAGGLTTILEKSLGAVAKGGTAELAGVYEYAEPITAKGFTFMDTPGYDPVSVTGLVAGGATVVCFTTGRGSVLGCKPTPSIKLATNTQMYERMREDMDINCGRIVDGTATLAEVGEEIYRRIVAVASGETTVSEDLDLGQDEFIPWHVGAVT from the coding sequence TTGCCTGCCGACGACACGACCGCCGTCCTTCGACTACGCACGGAAGACCACGTGGTGGTGGCCACCGCCGATCTCCCGGCCGGGACCGTGATCGCCCTCGACGGGCTCGAGCCGTTCCGCACGACGGCGGCCGTACAGCAGGGACACAAGGTCGCCGTGCGCTCGGTGCCAGAGGGTGGCCGGGTCCTCAAGTACGGTCAGTCGATCGGCCGCGCCACCGCACCGATCGCGCCTGGCGACCACGTGCACTCGCACAATCTCGGCATGGACACCGGCGAACGTGAGCATGAGTTCGGCACCGCCCGCCACCGCCCGACGTTCCCGGAGGGCACAGACCTGCCGCGCACTTTTCTGGGCTATCACCGTCCGGACGGACGGGTCGGTACCCGCAACTACATCGGCGTGATCACGTCGGTGAACTGTTCGGCCAGCTCGGCGAACATGATCGCGAACCAGTTCGCCCAGGCCTCGCTGGACTCCTACGACAACGTCGACGGCGTCATGGCGATCACCCACCAGAGCGGCTGTGGGTTGGTGCCCGACTCCGAGGGTGGGCAGATGCTGCTGCGTACCTTGCGCGGATACGCCAACCATCCGAACTTCGGCGGCCTGCTCGTGCTCGGGTTGGGGTGCGAGATGATCGCGGTGCAGTCCCTCCTGGAGGGTCTCGGGCTGCCCGAGGGCACCTATGTGGAGACCATGACGATCCAGGACATCGGCGGTGTGCGTGCCACGGTCCGCGCCGGCGCCGAGAAGATCCGCGAGATGCTTCCGCGGGTGAACGAGGCACGCCGCGAACCCGCGGACGTGGCCCATCTGACGCTGGGCCTGAACTGCGGTGGCAGCGACGGGTACTCCGGCATCACGGCCAACCCGGCACTCGGGCACGCTTCGGACCTGCTGGTCGCGGCCGGCGGCACGTCCACGCTTGCCGAAACACCGGAGGTGTACGGCGCGGAGCACCTGCTCACCCGTCGCGCCGTCTCACCGGAGGTGGGCCAGCGGTTGCTGGGCCGGATCGAGTGGTGGAAGGACTACACCGCCGCCGGGGCGGGCACCTTGGACAACAACCCCTCCCCTGGCAACAAGGCGGGCGGGCTCACCACCATCCTGGAGAAGTCACTGGGCGCGGTGGCCAAGGGAGGCACGGCCGAGCTCGCCGGTGTGTACGAGTACGCCGAGCCGATCACGGCCAAGGGGTTCACGTTCATGGACACCCCCGGATACGACCCGGTGTCGGTGACCGGCCTCGTGGCCGGCGGGGCCACCGTGGTGTGCTTCACCACCGGCCGAGGTTCGGTGCTCGGCTGCAAGCCCACGCCGTCCATCAAGCTCGCGACGAACACGCAGATGTATGAGCGGATGCGTGAAGACATGGACATCAACTGCGGGCGGATCGTCGACGGCACTGCCACCCTCGCCGAGGTGGGCGAGGAGATCTACCGGAGGATCGTGGCGGTCGCCTCGGGAGAGACCACGGTGAGCGAGGACCTCGACCTCGGTCAGGACGAGTTCATCCCCTGGC
- the rnc gene encoding ribonuclease III yields the protein MSAPGVDALIEALGIDVDPELLVLSLTHRSFAHEAGGIPTNERLEFLGDAVLGIIVTEHLYRTHPDNSEGDLAKMRSATVSQRALSAVARELGLGEYLLLGRGERGTGGHDKDSILCDTMEAVIGAVYLCHGLEPTRTFVERLVGPTLESAAGLGAGLDWKTSVQELAAARSVGAPTYQVDSSGPDHERHFTATLYLGERAWGVGDGTSKKIAEQRAAENAYRALEADEATASASTDQ from the coding sequence GTGAGTGCGCCTGGAGTCGACGCGTTGATCGAGGCGCTCGGCATCGACGTGGATCCCGAGCTGCTGGTGCTCTCCCTGACGCATCGCTCGTTCGCGCACGAGGCGGGCGGTATCCCCACCAATGAGCGGCTGGAGTTCCTCGGGGACGCGGTGCTCGGCATCATCGTCACCGAGCACCTGTACCGCACGCACCCGGACAATTCCGAGGGTGACCTCGCCAAGATGCGCTCGGCCACCGTCTCCCAGCGGGCGCTCTCGGCCGTGGCCCGCGAGCTCGGGCTCGGTGAGTACCTGCTGCTCGGCCGAGGTGAGCGCGGCACCGGCGGGCACGACAAGGACTCCATCCTGTGCGACACGATGGAGGCCGTGATCGGCGCGGTATACCTGTGCCACGGGCTGGAGCCCACCCGCACCTTCGTCGAGCGGCTCGTCGGTCCGACGTTGGAGTCCGCAGCCGGTCTCGGTGCCGGGCTCGACTGGAAGACCAGCGTGCAAGAACTGGCCGCGGCCCGGAGCGTCGGCGCCCCGACCTACCAGGTGGACAGCTCTGGTCCCGACCACGAACGGCACTTCACCGCCACGCTGTACTTGGGCGAGCGGGCCTGGGGCGTGGGCGATGGAACGTCGAAGAAGATCGCCGAGCAACGTGCCGCCGAGAACGCCTATCGCGCGTTGGAGGCAGACGAAGCGACCGCGTCGGCGAGCACGGACCAGTAG
- the coaD gene encoding pantetheine-phosphate adenylyltransferase — translation MSSRIAVCPGSYDPVTLGHLDIVRRARTLFDEVVVGIGINATKAPLLEAEERVQLFTDAVADLDGVRVVRMPGLLADLCDELGARAIVKGLRGGADYDAEQPMALMNRHLSGVETVFVTGAPELAHVSSTMVKDVARHGGDITDLVPPAVSAAVHAALAHEKKDLS, via the coding sequence GTGAGTTCTCGTATTGCTGTGTGCCCTGGGTCCTACGACCCGGTCACCCTCGGGCACCTGGACATCGTCCGGCGCGCCCGCACGCTCTTCGATGAGGTGGTGGTGGGTATCGGCATCAATGCCACGAAGGCCCCGTTGCTCGAGGCCGAGGAGCGGGTTCAGCTGTTCACCGATGCCGTCGCCGACCTGGACGGCGTGCGCGTGGTGCGAATGCCTGGCCTGCTCGCGGACCTGTGCGACGAGCTCGGTGCACGCGCGATCGTGAAGGGCCTGCGTGGCGGTGCCGACTACGACGCCGAACAGCCGATGGCCCTGATGAACCGGCATCTCAGCGGTGTCGAGACGGTCTTCGTCACCGGCGCGCCTGAGCTCGCACATGTCTCCTCCACCATGGTCAAGGACGTCGCCCGCCACGGCGGCGACATCACCGACCTGGTTCCTCCCGCCGTCAGCGCCGCGGTGCACGCAGCGCTGGCCCATGAGAAGAAGGATCTGTCCTGA